The genomic stretch CATTCAAGGAAACATAGTAGAGAAAGCGTTGGATCAACTTAGAGGAAGTGTTGGCAACGGTGCATTTCTTCAAACCACAGCGAATGTGAATTTCGAAAACAATACGTGGACGATTAATGGGAATCCGATCGAAACGAATAAAATCTACCGAGCAGCCACTAACGACTTCATCGCAAATGGCAGACTATCTCCTCTCAATTATTTGAATATCAACCAACCTGATTCAGGAATCACTCTTATTGAAACGAACGGAGATGTTCGTATCGCAGTGATAAATGAATTGAAGCGAAAGTATTCTACTAACAACTAATTCTCGGGGCGAACTACCTCTTTGGAGCACTCCGTCCTGACTCCACATACCGGGTCAATTGTTTGCTCATACTCGCAACCAGTTTGGGATGGTCGGACAGCACATTAACTTTTTGTTGAGAATCTTTCTTGAGATTGAATAACTCACGAGTCTCCTCATGAGGTTCAACTCCGCGTTCTTTTCGAAACCACTCCGGCTCAGGGCTTACCATTCCGGTTTTTGAATCAATCAAAACCCAATTCCCTCTTCGCAATGCAAGTACACCATTGGAACCATGGTAAACCGTAGCTTGGCGAACCGGTTTCTCGAGAGCCTCTCCGAGGAAAACAGGTAGAATACTGTAACTGTCTTCCGCAGCTTCATTGGGTAGTTCCGCATCAACAATCGCTGCAGCAGTTGCCATGAAGTCAACCAGGGAGATGGTTTCATTGCTTACAGAACCAGCCTCAATCTTTCCAGGCCAGCGAACGATAAAAGGCACGCGGTTACCACCTTCCCAAAGATCACGCTTAACTCCTCTCCAATCCGACATACTGTAATGACCGGTTTCCTGAATGCGATCATAGGCAATATTCTCAGGGCCATTGTCCGCGGTAAATATGATAAGCGTATTATCCGCGACTCCGGCTTCATCGAGTGCATCGAGCATCTGACCGATGTGATGATCCAACTCGACCACGAAGTCGCCATACAGACCCGCCCCACTCTTTCCTAGAAATTCGTCGTTTGGAACAACAGGTTTGTGCGGGGCTATCGGAGCCCAATAGAGGAAGAACGGTTTATTTCCCTTGGCAGCACGTTTAATAAACTCTACTCCCTGTTCCCCGAAGCGTGGCAACATATGCTTGTGTTCGTACCCAGGTGTCCGGTACCCCCGATTGTTGTTTCCACCCATCAGATAAGCAGACTCATCACCGAGATCAAATTTCTCAGTGGGTTCGATCAAGGCTTTGTCATTTTCCGAGAAGGTCCATGCCGGCTTAGCCAACCCGTAGGAATAATCGAAACCTTGCTGCAACGCCCCTATCTTCTTAGGTCGCGACCAATCAATGTTTGCTGCTTCCACTTTTCCCGAAGGATCCTTCAGATTCCAGGTATGCCCCAAATGCCACTTGCCGATATGGGCAGTGTGGTAGCCGTTCTGTTGAAGCAATTCACCAACGGTGAGCCGCTACTGCTCGATGAGCGGCGGAGAGCTTTCATTTAAAACGCCTTTCTTCAATTCCGTCCGCCAGCAATAGCGTCCGGTTAAAACGGCATAGCGTGTCGGAGAGCACACTCCGGAAGGCGTATGCGCATCGGTAAATCGCATTCCTTCTTGCGCAAGTTTGTCCAGGTTTGGAGTCGGGATTTTAGATTCTGAACTATAACAACCAAGATCACCATAACCCAAATCATCTGCTAAAAAGAAAATGATGTTCGGTTGATCAGCCGACCATAACTGAATTGAGAATATCAGAAAAAAACAGGTCACAAGAAATTTAAAAGATAAACGAATCATAGTTTCTTTAGGAAAATACAGTATCCACTGCAGCACAAGCCTTCTACCAAGGGAAATAAGGCCAGAATCTAAAACCCGAAGCATTTGGGGGTGTAATTAAATGTGCGGGAGATCCGAGGTATTTTTGCCTCTTTTTGTTCAGACTCATCTGAAGCGAACCGCTCGGCGATCGGTCCCTACCCTGGATTTGTCTAACTTGGGTAGGGCGGTTTTGCCAAAACCGCCGTCAGGGATTTACCCCGTAGAAAGAATCGGACCATACTTTTCATCTCTCCGAAATTCATCCTTCCTCCCTACTCATTTTGTATTATAGTATGAAACAATGAATCGCCGCGACTTTATCATTTCAACCGCCGGAGCGGTCCTCGCCACACCTCTGGTTAGTCAAACGGTTTCGAAGAAATCAAAAATCCGGATCGGTCAAATCGGCACCAAACACGCCCATGCATCCGGAAAGATCCAGGCCGTGCTTTCACAACCTGAAAACTTCGATGTGGTCGGCGTAGTTGAACCCGATGAAGTGCGCAGAGTAGAAATGTCCAAAAACAATGCCTACCGTGATGTCACCTGGCTGTCCGAAGAGCAGCTATTGAATTCACCGGGGCTGCAAGCCGTCGCAATAGAAACTGAAGTAGCCGATCTTGTCTCCACTGCGGCTCGCGCAATTTCTGCCGGATTTCACATTCATCACGACAAACCGGGCGGAGACTCTTTTCCAGAATTCCGGGAATTGCTTAAACAAGCAGAAAGGGGAAATCGTATTGTGCAAATGGGTTACATGCTTCGCTATAATCCTGCTTTCCAATTCATGTACAGAGCAGTAAAAGACGGTTGGTTAGGTGAAATAATGGAAGTAGATTGCATGATGGGAAAACTAGCTTCTACCCAAACGCGTATAGACATCGGTCAATTTCCCGGAGGAGGAATGTTTGAACTGGGCGGACATGTAATCGATTCTATTATTCATATGCTGGGGAAACCCGATTCCGTAACACCCTACACGAGGAAAACGAAATCAGATGGAGTCGCTGACAATCAATTGGCAGTTCTCGAATTTGGGAAAGCCACCGCAACCGTCCGCATTAATCACAACGATCCATTCGGAAGTCCGCGCCGCCGTTTTCAGATATCTGGTGACAAAGGAAGTATCGAAATCCAACAACTTGAATCTGGAAATCTGACACTCTACCTGGATGAACCAAGAGGTATTTACAAACAGGGTGTTCAGGAGGTTAAACTACCTATTACAGGCGGCCGTTACGATGAGGAGTTTGCTGATCTCAGTAAAGTAATTCGGGGAGTTAAGAAACTTGCCTGGTCATACTCACATGATCTGAACACGCAGGAAGCATTGTTGCTGGCGTCCGACATGCCGGTCGGATAAGCGAATCAGGCCAACACCTGCTTTATTACGTGGCCATGAACATCGGTTAAGCGCCGGTCCAGACCATTATGGTACCAGGAAAGTTGCTTATAATCGAGTCCCAGGATATGAAGAACCGTTGAGTAGAATTCCCAAATCGTTGTCGGGTTAACTTCAGCCCGGCGGCCAAAGTCGTCGGTCGCCCCATAACTGGTTCCACCTTTAACTCCGCCGCCCATCATCCAGAGCGTGAATCCATCCGGATTGTGGTCGCGACCAAGGGTGCCGTTTTGCCGGGTAGGCATACGCCCGAATTCCGTGGTCCACAGAACGAGGGTATCCTCCATAAGTCCTCGTTGCTTCAAGTCACTCAGCAAGGCCGCAGTTGGTTGATCGAACACTGGCAAATGCCGCTTGTAATCGTCCTGAAGCGTTTTGTGAGCGTCCCAATTTAACAATCCATCCACTCCGCTCGCACGGGAGGCGCAATAGAGATTCACATAACGAACTCCTCGTTCCAATAAGCGTCGAGCCAAAATACAATTTCTGGCGTAGGAGGACTTTAGCTTATTTTCCGAGTCGGTGCCGTACAGTTTGTGGATATGTTCAGGTTCACTTTTGAAATCGCTGACTTCAGGGGCAGAGAGCTGCATTTTTGCCGCCAATTCATAGGAGCCCATGCGGGCTTGAAGTTCACTTTCCTCCGGACGTAGCGAGAAATGCTGTTCATTGAAAAACCGGAGGGCTTCCCGTGTTTTTTCTTCCTCAGCGATACTGATGGAATCCGGTTGTCGTAAGTTTCGAATAGGCCGATGCGCGGCCATAGTGATTGCCTGATGCTTGGCCGGTAAAAAGCCATTACTCCAATTAGCCTTCCCATTCGGAGGTTCTCCACGAATATCGGGAATGGCCACGTAGGTAGGCAAATCGTCTGCCATACTTCCCAAAGCGTAACTGACCCACGCCCCGGCACTCGGAAAACCTTCTGTGGGATGTCCCGTATTTACAAATACACAACCGGGCCCATGGGTATTGGTCTTCGACTGCATACCGTGAAAGAACGCGATATCATCCACATGCTTTGCCATGTGAGGCAGCATGGAGGTTATCATCTTACCACTTTTTCCCGCTGGTTTGAAATCCCATGGACTCCGCATCAACGGTCCATTCTTACCTTGAAAGGAAACAAAGTTTTCCTCCCCCGGAAGGGACTGGCCATCGTATTTATCGAGCATCGGCTTATGCTCCCACAAGTCCATGTGAGACGCTGCACCAGGACAAAATATCTGTAGAACCCGTTTAGCTCTCGGTTTCAAATGAGTCATCCCGTTACCTGCCTTCCAAGCCCGGCCAGCAGGTGATTGTCCTTTCAAAGAGTCAGCGCCTAACAAATGACTTAAGCCAACTCCCATAAGACCTGAGGTGACGTTTCCAAGGAAACGTCGACGGGAGTATTCATTCAGGGAACCTTCCATTAGTCTAAATAAATAAATTCGCTGGAGTTTAGAATGGCACGACAGAGAGCCCGGAGTCCATGATTTTGCATAAGATCCAAGCTAACATCGATTTCATCCTGAGTGGGAAGCCGCTGGTAGGCAGCCATAAACACTTTAATGACCCGGGCAGTTGCCGCCTTTTCACCATCAGCTTGCACCATCTGGGCCATGCTTTCTGCCATATCCAGGGTAAATTGATGGTTCATCATGGTGAGTGCCTGCAAGGGAGTTGTTGTTTGAACACGGCGAGGCGTAGACAACGTACAATCCGCTTGATCGAAGTCCGTCATGAGATCCACAACAGACGCACGCGCATTTTGATGATAAACGGCTCGTCGATAGGTTTCTGAGTTATGGTGATCGAGCGGTTCGTAGGTTGAAACATTGTCGCGCATAAAATGATACAATCGGTAGCCAGGACCTCCCATGCTTTTATCCAGATTTCCAGAGACACTGAGCATGGTATCGCGAATTTCCTCTGCGGACAGTCGCCGCGGAGGGAAGCGCCACAGGAGGCGACTATCGGAATCGAGCTCTCCACCATCCGTTCGCCACTGGGACGATTGGCGATATACCTTCGAAGTCATAATCAATCGATGCATCGCCTTGAGCTGCCAGCTATTCTTTTTTAATTCATTGGCCAGAAAATCAAGGAGCTCAGGATGCGTTGGTCGCCCTCCCATATAACCCAGGTCGTTGGGCGTATCAACAATACCCGTACCAAAGTGGTAGTGCCACAATCGATTCGCAAGCACACGGGCGGTTAAAGGATTATCCGGATGAGTGATCCAATTCGCCAATTCCAAACGGCGATCAGCCTCTGATGAATCAGAAGGAAGTTCGAATGTCGGAGCAACTTCACTGAGAGTCGACAAACTAGCAGCCACAACTTCTGCGCCTGGTTTCTGAGGACTACCTCCGATAAAGATACGAAAAGGTCCTGCGGCATCCTCGTCGCTT from Verrucomicrobiota bacterium encodes the following:
- a CDS encoding Gfo/Idh/MocA family oxidoreductase; the encoded protein is MNRRDFIISTAGAVLATPLVSQTVSKKSKIRIGQIGTKHAHASGKIQAVLSQPENFDVVGVVEPDEVRRVEMSKNNAYRDVTWLSEEQLLNSPGLQAVAIETEVADLVSTAARAISAGFHIHHDKPGGDSFPEFRELLKQAERGNRIVQMGYMLRYNPAFQFMYRAVKDGWLGEIMEVDCMMGKLASTQTRIDIGQFPGGGMFELGGHVIDSIIHMLGKPDSVTPYTRKTKSDGVADNQLAVLEFGKATATVRINHNDPFGSPRRRFQISGDKGSIEIQQLESGNLTLYLDEPRGIYKQGVQEVKLPITGGRYDEEFADLSKVIRGVKKLAWSYSHDLNTQEALLLASDMPVG
- a CDS encoding DUF1501 domain-containing protein, which translates into the protein MEGSLNEYSRRRFLGNVTSGLMGVGLSHLLGADSLKGQSPAGRAWKAGNGMTHLKPRAKRVLQIFCPGAASHMDLWEHKPMLDKYDGQSLPGEENFVSFQGKNGPLMRSPWDFKPAGKSGKMITSMLPHMAKHVDDIAFFHGMQSKTNTHGPGCVFVNTGHPTEGFPSAGAWVSYALGSMADDLPTYVAIPDIRGEPPNGKANWSNGFLPAKHQAITMAAHRPIRNLRQPDSISIAEEEKTREALRFFNEQHFSLRPEESELQARMGSYELAAKMQLSAPEVSDFKSEPEHIHKLYGTDSENKLKSSYARNCILARRLLERGVRYVNLYCASRASGVDGLLNWDAHKTLQDDYKRHLPVFDQPTAALLSDLKQRGLMEDTLVLWTTEFGRMPTRQNGTLGRDHNPDGFTLWMMGGGVKGGTSYGATDDFGRRAEVNPTTIWEFYSTVLHILGLDYKQLSWYHNGLDRRLTDVHGHVIKQVLA